A segment of the Hallerella succinigenes genome:
CGAAAACCGCGAATTTAAGCGAGATCCGGAAATTTGTATCGATCCGGTGAACCCGAACTTTGAAAGCCGATTGAACCGTGTCGTGGATCATTTGGAAAAGGTTTCCGACGTGATGAGCTTGAACCGCCATCGTCGCGGGGGCTTCCGTTTTGAACCGCACTGCCATATCGATTTTCGCGAGGAACCGGCTGGAGTTCGCAAGTTGAAAAATAAGCAATAAATAAGAGCAAGTTTAGAGGCTACGATTCTATATTATATACGTAGAATTTGGCGGAAAGGTAAATCCTCTAACAACTCTATCATTGCTCCCCTCCTGGTAAGTTCGGGGTTCGATCCGCCAGCTTTTTGAAATCCTGTGATATAATCGCAGGATTTCTTTTTGTTTCTATTTACATTTGTAAAGGTTGTCAAACGAAATGGCTGTGGAAACTATGGTAAAAAAAATAGATGCAGTTGGATTGGATCGTGAAGGATATACCTTTATCGTTGCGAAAGATGGAACGGTTTACTATACAGGCGAATTGACACGTCATCTGTCGCTCATGTCAAGAACCTCCTGTCAAATGGAAGATATTGCATGGGGCGGTATTTTAAATGACCGCGGCGACTGGGTGCGTCGAAGCTATGACTTTGGAGATGCGCCTACGGTTGAGATTCGCAATGCTGTGATTTCTGCGATTCAAGAGCAAATTTATGCGTAATCGGTATTGCAACTAAAAAGTTGCAACGTTGGGAGGGGCATAAAATCCGTATTCAGGTAGAATACGGATTTTGTTATGGAATCTTATAGAAAGAAGTGTTCAAGGCTAGATTTGTCCTTGCATGAAAAGCGTTTTTGAATATGATGATTATCGGGGGTATTTGAAGGATGTGCATGATTATGGGAATCGTGCGAGCTTTTCTTGGCGTGCGATTTCGTTACGGGCTAATATTACCAATCCGAATTTCTTACGTCAGGTGATGCTTGGGGAACGAAACCTGAGTGAAAAGACGATGGATGTCGTCGGCAAGGCAATCGGCCTTCAGGATGCGGAACTTGAATATTGGCTTTTGCTTGTAAAGCTTGGTCAGTCCGATAAAGATGAATCAAAAAGGCATTACCGTCAAGAACTCGCTCAATTCCGAGGGGCGGTTAGTCCGGTAAAAATTGGAGAAGGATTTTCTGAATATTATCGGCATTGGTATATCCCTGCGATTCGGGAACTGGTGACGCTTTTTGACTTTAAGGATGATTTTGCCTTGCTCGGAAGATCTGTTTATCCGCCGATCACGGAAAGCGAGGCGAGATCAGCGGTTCAGATCCTTGCGCGTTTTCACTTCATTTATAAGGATGCTGATGGACGGTGGGTGGAATCGGACCGGGCTCTGCGTAGCGGAACTCCGAAGCAACGATCTGCTTTGATTCATTACCATCGGGAAATGCTCGGAAAGGCGTCGGAAGCACTTTTTGCTTTAGATAAGGATAAACGCTTTGTGGGGGGCATGACTTTAGGTGTTTCCAAGGAATGTTACCGGAGAATTCTTGCGGAAACGGAAAAGTTCAAGAACCGTGTTGCGTCACTTGCGCTAAATGATTCTAAAGGCGATAAGGTGATCCAGGTGGCGGTACAAATTTTTCCGATGGGGTATTCTCCGGATAGAAATCGATAAGGAGAGAAAATCACGGGAAAATGATTCGATGGATATTTCGTTTTGCTGTTTTAGGGAATCTGTTGTCATTTGCTTCTTGCGGTGTGGACGTTGCAGGGGGGACTAGCGAGCATGAAAACGTGCTGAATTCAAAACAGGATTTAGAATTGTTGGATTCAATCAGTTGTTATCAAGTGGAAGCCGGCCGCTGTCGGGACATTGGTTTGGTTGTGCATTCTCATCATGCCGGCTCCACTTCGAAATACAAATCTTGTCGAATGAAAAAGCGCTGCATTTATAAAAGATTATCTTTTTATTATGCGTCAAATGATTTTACTTTCTTTGCTTTTGGTTACAAGCCTTTTTTCTGCTAACGATTCCACAATCACTGCAGCAACGTTGCCGGCGGATTCGACAGGAAGTGTTGCAGAAGCCGAATTGCCAGTGCAGGATTCGGTTGTAAAAACGACGGTGCAGAATCCAGAAGTAACGTCTGCAGATACGGTTGTGGCTGCGCCTCAAAATATTGAACAGGCGATTCTTGCGGAACCGATGCCTGCTGGTGAAATGGTTCGCCGTGCACGTTTCTATTTGTTAAAGGCTCTGATTTCGCATAACAAGGAACAGGCCGTTCAGACGATTGAATATTTAAGGTCCCAGTATTCGTCCGTGCTCTGCCCGTTCAGCGGAATGGAAGAAGGCTTGGCCTATATGCATGCTGCCGTATACGATTCGGCGCTCACGGCCTTGGTAAAGGAACGTCGTTTGTTCGCACCGAAAGCGAGAAAGGCGGTGACGTATGAAGATCAATGCGTGGTCGATGCCCGCAGCAACAATCTGCGTTCGTCTCGCTTGATTCAAGACGAACTGTTCGTGTATCTCGCGGACAATTTCCCCAAAACAGCTTCTCAAATCGACAGTCTCGTTCTCGAAATCCAAAACTCGTCTGTCGAAAATTTCTACAAGGATGCGGCGCCTGCGTTTGTCCCGGTCGTCTTTAATGCATCCTGGGGCCGTACAGAGGCTTCGACCATTCAAAAGGTTTCTACGGCAGGTTCCGCCTTTTTCGCCAAATATCCGGCAAATGAAAACGGCGCATGGCTCGAAGCGAACTTTGTAGAACCGTTGCAAAAACGTGTCTCCAATGAAGCAAAGGATTCAAACGATCCGATTCAGAATCATCTGTATACGAGCGGAGTCGGCTTTGAATTCTTGAGCGGTATCGGGATGTTCGCCGGAGACTTGAAAGATGAATTCCATCACAAGTACTGGAGCTATTACGCGGCGGTGCCCATTCAAATTTCCCGCTTTGTCTTTACCCCGTTCCTTTCTTTTGGTACTCTTGAAACGCGCAACAACCGTCAGTTCTCGGACGTGCTCTGGGAAGAAGACAGCGATCTTAACGTTTACTCGAGCGGTATCAGCCTTGGCTTTGTCGTGTTTGACAGCCGCTATGTGAAGTTGGAACCGTTTGTAGGAATCGCTTCGGCGGAATCCATTCTTCCGGATGACAATAATGATTATTACTATTACGCCGACAAGCCGAACAACAATTACTACCGCTTAAGAAAATATGTGAAGCATGAAAATTCCGTCGAATATCTTTTAGGGGCAACGGGTGAAGTTCGGCTTCTTACGATTGCTTCTCGGAATGTGCATGCTCCGCTGAATTCGATTTCTTTACGTGTCAAGTATATAGCGCAGTTTCTCGATCATGACTTTGGGTACAAAAAGATTGAAGGAGTCTCGCATAAGGTTCTTGCGGGCGTCGGAGTCTTTATTTGGTAATGGGAAAAAAGGGCGAATCAGTCGTCGATAAACTGATAAACGTCTTCGCCTTTTTTTGACATGCCGAACTGGGTGCGGGCAATGGATTCGATGTAGAAGGAATCCTTCTGAAGGCGCTCGCCTTCGAGCTTGCGAATTTCGAGAATCTTTTTCAGAGAATCGGCTTCGAATTCTAGGTGGGCAATCTGCTTTTTGAGCTTATACTGATTCCAAAACCCTGTTTCTCCAAACGAAAACGACCACGCCATCGCCGCTAAAATCGTGGCGACCGCCGTGATGGTAAGTTGGATAAGACGCTTCCGAATATTCAAAGATTACTCCGCTGATGAAAAGTGAAATGCGTTTCCGTCTTTGGAATGGACGAGTCCCGCAATTTCCAGCTCTGTCAATATAGCAAAAAGCTCCGAAATCGGAAGAGAGGAACTTGTGCATAACTCATCTAAAGAGTGGGTAAATCCTGCATGTTGGGTAAAAAGAGTTTGTGCGGTATCGCTGATTTGTATGCCCATATGGGGAAGGTCCTGTGGTGTGATGTCGGAGAGACGTTTGCTTCCGCAGAGGTCCGCAAAATCTTTGGTATTCCAAATGGGAGTGGCGATGCCTAATGCGAGGCAGTCGAGCGGACCCTGGGCATTTGAAGAAAGCAGATTTCCTGGCACGGCGAGAACCTTTCGTCCGAACTTTTGGGCGTATTCCACGGTGATCATGCCTCCGCCGTGTTTTTTACTTTCGACAAGCGTGACGCTTTTAGAAAGCCCTGCAATGATGCGGTTCCGCATGGGGAACATGAATTTGAGTGAAGCCTTATCGCCCGGGTATTCCGAAACGATAGCGCCACCCGCTTCGAGGATGCGGTGGGCAAGAATCTTACGTGTCCCAGTGATTTCCGCTTCGATGCCCTGAGCGATAATCGCAACGGTCGGAATGGAAAAATGAATGGCTGCGGTATGACAGAAACTGTCAATTCCTTGGGCGAGGCCGGAAACGACAACCGCATCGGTTCCGCAAAGGCTTTGCAAAAGTTTTTGGCAAATTTCTTCGGCGCTATCGCTTGCGCGACGGGTGCCGACCATGGCGATCCAGGATTTTTCAAAGCTCGGCAGGGATCCGCGGTAATAGAGCGCTTCGGGGGAGCCTGGAATTTCACGGAGGACGGCGGGGAAGTCTTCTCGTTTCAGTTCTTGGACGGGGAAATTATTAGTTTTGATTTCCATGAAATACTCCTTTGCAGATTTGGTAAAGATTATGCAGCGGCTCCGTTCCAAAGATGGGTGCCCGTGGGATAGAAAGCAGACGACGCAGAGCCTTCTCCCGTATTTGATTGAAGAATCTTCGGAATTTATCGATGCCGCACAGGCCAACGATAAGGCGCACATGTGCGAAGAACTCGGCGACGTACTTTTTCAAGTAGTATTTCATTCCCAGGTCGCAAGCGAACGTGGCGACTTTGATATTGACGATGTGACAGATGCGATTTGCGCAAAGATGATGCGTCGTCATCCGCATGTATTCGGCAACTCGCATGTGAAAAATGCGGACGAGGTTTCGAAACGTTGGGAAGAAATCAAGGCGACGGAAAAGAACAACGAGGAAATGAAGGACAAGTCCGTGATGGACAAGGTTTCCCGCAGCATGCCTACACTTGCCCGCGCCCAGGACATGGGACGCCGTGCCGCTAAAAACGGTTTTGACTGGAAGGGAAACGAACCAGTCTTTGCCAAGGTTCACGAAGAGTTCAACGAATTCTTGGAAGAATATAAGAAGTCGACAGAAGAAGATCCGAACCGCGACCGCATGGAAGAAGAATTCGGCGATCTGCTGTTTACGCTTTGCCACTTGGCGCGTCACGTCGGGTTGAATGCCGAAACGGCTTTGAATCGTGCCACGCATAAGTTCGACGCTCGCTTTCGCACATTGGAAAAGCTCGCCAAGGCAAAATACGCCGAAAAGTCCCTGCAGGAACTTTCTCCCGAGGAATTGCTCGCTCTTTGGAGCGAAGCCAAAGCGGAGACTAATCAAAAATCAGGTTATTGACGGAAAGACCTACGAAAAAGACGAGCAGGTAGCCGTACCAGAGAACCGTCAGCGGGTAATTCATCACGCGCTTCGGCTTGCTTTCGATCGTCTTGTTTTTTTCTGCAATACGGATCAAGTTCCGTCTAAAATAGAAGGCGGTGATGGCTGTGCCAATGAGACTTGCCAAGATGCAAAGGATTGTCGAAAGCATGTCCCAAAAATAGATATTTTTCGGATTCTAGAAGGATATTTGCCAAATCAAGCCCAAAATGCACCAATTTGGATCCGCTCAGTTGCCCGATTCCGTCAAATTTTCTCTATTTGTTGCCGTTGACGGCTCGTTTATGTAAACGATCCTTTCTTTTATGAGGTGTTTTTGGATAACCGGGAAAAACTGAATTCCTTGATTGCCGCGGCTTGTGAAGCCGTTGGAGCTGAACTTGTCGAATTTGACATGTTCAAGGCTGGCAAACGCGAAGTCCTTCGCATCTATATTGATAAGGCAAACGGTGTAGACGTGGAAGATTGTGCGGCGGTGAGCCGTCGTCTTTCCGATGCGCTGGACCAGGATGAATCCCTCATCGAAGGTGCATTTACCCTGGAAGTCTCTTCTCCCGGGATCGACCGTCCCCTCAAGTCCACTCGCGATTTCGAACGCAACCTGAACCAGTTGTTGCGCATTACCCGCGAAACGGGTAAGCCGCTTACCGGCACTCTGACTGCGGTGGATGAACAGAATTTAGCCCTGTCTGTAAAAGGCGTGACAGACGCGGTCTTGGTTTCTCGGTCCGAGATCCTCTCTGCCAAAGTAGAAGTTCAATTCTAAAATAAAGGCTCTTATGACAACGAAGAATAAGGAACCCCAGATCAATTTACTCGATGCGCTCAAGACCGTCGTCGATACAAAGAACATCGATAACTCTATCGTCGAAGGCGCTTTGAAGGATGCCTTGATTACGGCAGCTCGCAAGTATCTGAACATTGATAAGCACTTTGATGTGAAGATTGACGGAGAAACGAATGAAATTTCGATCGCTCTCGTCGTTGATATTGTGGACGATTATCCGGACTACGACCCGTCGCTCGATGCAGAAACCGTTCAGGAAATGGACGAACACTACATGCTCGTCGAACAGGCTCGCGACTTAAACCCGGACGTCCAGCCGGGCGATCACCTCGAAATGGAACTCCCGGTCTCCGCATTCGGCCGCCAGGCAATCCAGACCGCTAAGCAGTTCCTCATCCAGCGGATTCGCGATGCAGAACGCAGCAAGATTGTGGACACCTACCGCAACCGTATCGGCTCGATTGTGAACGGTGAAGTTCTCCGTATCGAAAGTCGCAACGCTATCGTTTCGATTGGCCGTCAGACCGAGGCCGTTCTCCCGTTCAAGGAACAGCTCCCGAAGGAACGCTTTGCCCAGGGCAGCTCCGTGAAGGCTGTCATTAAGGATGTCGCTGACTCCGCCAAGAATGGCGCTCAGGTGATCCTCTCCCGTACAAGCGAAATGTTCCTCTATGAACTCTTCCGTCAGGAAGTGCCTGAAATCTTTGAAGGCGCTGTGGAAATCCGTGGCGTGGTCCGTGATCCGGGCTATCGTGCAAAGATCTCCGTTGCTGCCCGCGATGCTCGTATCGACCCGGTCGGCGCTTGTGTCGGCATGAAGGGGGCTCGCGTTCAGGCTGTCGTCCGTGAACTCGGTAACGAACGTATCGATATCGTTCACTGGAATCCGGATCTGATCACGTTCATCCGCCACGCCCTTTCTCCGGCGAATATCGTGAAGTACTTTGAAATCCCGGGCATCCGTCGCATCGTCATCGTGATTGCCGATGAAGACCTCGCCCAGGCAATTGGCCGTAACGGTCAGAACGTCAAGCTCGCTTCCCAGCTTGTGGAACGGGATCTCGACGTGTTTGGAGAAAAGGAATGGTCCGAAAAGAGCGATGAAGACAAGCAGAAGATTTTGACCGCTCGTCCGAATGAACTCGCTAAGGCTGAAGAACTCCGCGCTCATGAAGTCACCTTGTTCAAGGATGAAGTTCCTAGCGAAGCCGAACCGGCACCGGAGGATGAAGCTGTGTCGGCTGAAGAAAATTCGGATCAGGAAGGTCAGGTTTAAGAAGTAGAAGCTTATTGGAGCAAAAGCATAGATGAGTAATGAAATCAAGATCACACCGGGTGAATGGGCCAAGAAGCATGGCGTAGATGCCAGTCGAGTCGTTGCACTGTTGCACGAGAATGGAGTGCAGGTGTTAACGCCGTTTACCCCAGTTCCCCAAATGGCTTTTGCTTCGATCGAAGCTCAAGTGATGGACGAAAAGGCAAAGGCTGACGCTCGCAAGGCAAAGGCCATCGGTCTCCGCAAGAATTTGAAGAAGAATTCGTCGGAAGAAAAAGAAACCGAAACGCCGGCTAAGCCTTCAACTCCGTCGACCTCGGCTGGACGCCGTACGATTACGGGTAAATTCATGGGTGGAAAGGTGAAGGTGACGCGTTCGACGACCGCACGTCCGGCTGCCGCAAAGGCGACGAAGACAACGTTGACGCCTGCCGCTCCGAAGCCTGCTCCGACTCCTGTCGCAAAACCGGCTGCTCCTGTGGCTCCGGTGGCGCCTGCAACCCCTGCACCTGCCGTGAAGCCGACTCCGGTTGAAGCTCCGAAACCCGCAACTCCTGCCGCGGTTCCGGTGGCGCCTGTCGCAAAACCCGCAACTCCTGCAGCTCCTGTCGCAAAACCGGCTGCTCCTGCTGTAGCAAAGCCTAGCACACCGGTCGCTCCGAAGCCGGCAACTCCGGCTGCAAAACCGGCATCTGCCATTGTGAAGGCAGCTCCGGTGGGTGAACTTCGCCAGGTTGAAATGAAGGCTCAGGTCTTTAAGCCGGATGCCGCAATTCTTGCCCGTATTGAAAAATCTCGTCAGCAGGCTGCTGCCCAGCACCGTTCTCGCAATAACGGATCCGGTCAGGGCTATACCGGTCACTTTGGACCGAGCGCAAACGGTGGTAACTATCGCGGTAGCAACAACCACTATCGTGGAAATGACAATAATAACGGTGCACGTTCTTTTGGCGGCAGTCAGTCCCGCGGTCCGCGTTTCCCGGGTCAGAACATGCAGGATGTTTTTGCCAATGCGCAGAACAACGCGAATGGCGGAAACAACAATCGCTTTGGCGATAACAACAAGGCGGGGCAGAACCGCGGCGGTAACAATGACCGCTTTGGCAAAAACAAGCACGGCGGCAAGAACGGTCGTGACAGTAAGGACAACCGTTTCGATCAGAGCGAACAGCAGGATTCGATCCGTCAGAACGTTTCCCGCGTGATGGCTTCGCTTTCGAAGAACCCGGTGAAGAAGGTCTATCACAAGGATAAGGCCGCTTCGAATGACGGTGAACAGAAAAAGATTTTGAAGACTTCTGACTTCATCACGGTCGGCGAACTCGCCGGTATGATGGATCAGATGCCCGCACGTGTCATTGCAAAGTGCATGGAAATGGGCATGATGGTCACCATCAATGCTCGCTTGGATTTTGAAACGATTCAGGTCCTCGCCGACGAATTCGGCTATGAAGCGCAGCTGATGGAAGAATATGAAGAAGAAGTTCTCGGCGTGGAAGAAGAAAAGAGCGAAGATCTCGAACCGCGTCATCCTGTGGTTACCGTGATGGGTCACGTGGACCACGGTAAGACTTCTCTCCTCGACTGGATTCGTAAGACCCATGTGGTGTCGGGCGAATCGGGTGGTATTACTCAGCATATCGGAGCTTACGAAGTGACGACTTCTGTGGGCAAGGTCACGTTCCTCGATACGCCGGGTCACGAAGCATTTAGCGCGATGCGTGCTCGCGGTTCCCAGGTGACGGATGTGATCGTGCTCGTTGTCGCTGCGGACTCCATGGTGATGCCGCAGACGGTGGAATCGATTGAACTCGCTCACCGCGAAAAGGTGCCGATGGTCGTTGCCAT
Coding sequences within it:
- a CDS encoding DNA-processing protein DprA, which gives rise to MEIKTNNFPVQELKREDFPAVLREIPGSPEALYYRGSLPSFEKSWIAMVGTRRASDSAEEICQKLLQSLCGTDAVVVSGLAQGIDSFCHTAAIHFSIPTVAIIAQGIEAEITGTRKILAHRILEAGGAIVSEYPGDKASLKFMFPMRNRIIAGLSKSVTLVESKKHGGGMITVEYAQKFGRKVLAVPGNLLSSNAQGPLDCLALGIATPIWNTKDFADLCGSKRLSDITPQDLPHMGIQISDTAQTLFTQHAGFTHSLDELCTSSSLPISELFAILTELEIAGLVHSKDGNAFHFSSAE
- the mazG gene encoding nucleoside triphosphate pyrophosphohydrolase; amino-acid sequence: MKYSFADLVKIMQRLRSKDGCPWDRKQTTQSLLPYLIEESSEFIDAAQANDKAHMCEELGDVLFQVVFHSQVASERGDFDIDDVTDAICAKMMRRHPHVFGNSHVKNADEVSKRWEEIKATEKNNEEMKDKSVMDKVSRSMPTLARAQDMGRRAAKNGFDWKGNEPVFAKVHEEFNEFLEEYKKSTEEDPNRDRMEEEFGDLLFTLCHLARHVGLNAETALNRATHKFDARFRTLEKLAKAKYAEKSLQELSPEELLALWSEAKAETNQKSGY
- a CDS encoding FtsB family cell division protein; its protein translation is MNIRKRLIQLTITAVATILAAMAWSFSFGETGFWNQYKLKKQIAHLEFEADSLKKILEIRKLEGERLQKDSFYIESIARTQFGMSKKGEDVYQFIDD
- a CDS encoding TIGR02147 family protein, whose translation is MKSVFEYDDYRGYLKDVHDYGNRASFSWRAISLRANITNPNFLRQVMLGERNLSEKTMDVVGKAIGLQDAELEYWLLLVKLGQSDKDESKRHYRQELAQFRGAVSPVKIGEGFSEYYRHWYIPAIRELVTLFDFKDDFALLGRSVYPPITESEARSAVQILARFHFIYKDADGRWVESDRALRSGTPKQRSALIHYHREMLGKASEALFALDKDKRFVGGMTLGVSKECYRRILAETEKFKNRVASLALNDSKGDKVIQVAVQIFPMGYSPDRNR
- the nusA gene encoding transcription termination factor NusA; the encoded protein is MTTKNKEPQINLLDALKTVVDTKNIDNSIVEGALKDALITAARKYLNIDKHFDVKIDGETNEISIALVVDIVDDYPDYDPSLDAETVQEMDEHYMLVEQARDLNPDVQPGDHLEMELPVSAFGRQAIQTAKQFLIQRIRDAERSKIVDTYRNRIGSIVNGEVLRIESRNAIVSIGRQTEAVLPFKEQLPKERFAQGSSVKAVIKDVADSAKNGAQVILSRTSEMFLYELFRQEVPEIFEGAVEIRGVVRDPGYRAKISVAARDARIDPVGACVGMKGARVQAVVRELGNERIDIVHWNPDLITFIRHALSPANIVKYFEIPGIRRIVIVIADEDLAQAIGRNGQNVKLASQLVERDLDVFGEKEWSEKSDEDKQKILTARPNELAKAEELRAHEVTLFKDEVPSEAEPAPEDEAVSAEENSDQEGQV
- the rimP gene encoding ribosome maturation factor RimP, whose product is MDNREKLNSLIAAACEAVGAELVEFDMFKAGKREVLRIYIDKANGVDVEDCAAVSRRLSDALDQDESLIEGAFTLEVSSPGIDRPLKSTRDFERNLNQLLRITRETGKPLTGTLTAVDEQNLALSVKGVTDAVLVSRSEILSAKVEVQF
- the infB gene encoding translation initiation factor IF-2, whose product is MSNEIKITPGEWAKKHGVDASRVVALLHENGVQVLTPFTPVPQMAFASIEAQVMDEKAKADARKAKAIGLRKNLKKNSSEEKETETPAKPSTPSTSAGRRTITGKFMGGKVKVTRSTTARPAAAKATKTTLTPAAPKPAPTPVAKPAAPVAPVAPATPAPAVKPTPVEAPKPATPAAVPVAPVAKPATPAAPVAKPAAPAVAKPSTPVAPKPATPAAKPASAIVKAAPVGELRQVEMKAQVFKPDAAILARIEKSRQQAAAQHRSRNNGSGQGYTGHFGPSANGGNYRGSNNHYRGNDNNNGARSFGGSQSRGPRFPGQNMQDVFANAQNNANGGNNNRFGDNNKAGQNRGGNNDRFGKNKHGGKNGRDSKDNRFDQSEQQDSIRQNVSRVMASLSKNPVKKVYHKDKAASNDGEQKKILKTSDFITVGELAGMMDQMPARVIAKCMEMGMMVTINARLDFETIQVLADEFGYEAQLMEEYEEEVLGVEEEKSEDLEPRHPVVTVMGHVDHGKTSLLDWIRKTHVVSGESGGITQHIGAYEVTTSVGKVTFLDTPGHEAFSAMRARGSQVTDVIVLVVAADSMVMPQTVESIELAHREKVPMVVAITKIDLPTANPDKIRAQLADRGVEVEQWGGTVSCIEVSARTGQGMPQLLETLALEAEVLELKASKSARARGAVVESKLDAGKGSMATVLIQNGTLHIGDPFVCGVYAGRVRAMFDDHGKQMKEAGPSAPCQVLGFDGTPQAGDELSVVEDEKTAREIASKRRMAARERDLRARKSISLESAYEGVKNGTVSELNLIIKADVGGSSEAIAASLEKLSNSEVKVNIIRKGVGAITDSDILLASTSQAVIVAFHLMPSLSVREMAQKEGIQIKTYRIIYEIIDDIKNTVEGLLKPTTREELTGEAEIRQLFKIPKIGIIAGCMVTDGEVDRNSHVHVYRNGVELGSTVVQSLKRHKDDAKSVARGFECGIGLKGYDNLQEGDMLMFFKEVTVARTLADVARDEAAAKAAAEAKKAAEEKKDA